The following coding sequences lie in one Oncorhynchus masou masou isolate Uvic2021 chromosome 20, UVic_Omas_1.1, whole genome shotgun sequence genomic window:
- the LOC135507247 gene encoding uncharacterized protein LOC135507247 gives MGGVDAAHTPPPNPGPSPLRPEAPPTLLELEARLAQYERRVREEEEDGGRDERKVPDLQKDDMMARKTGAFPRIHNTTTTTFNRFLPLPGSKRPAQEVVTDRKLQQSKVSMDMPQQHPNVAMVVRPPVPSHCNYDDDDEDEEECPVPDLEKDDMLARRTGAYQHSAGRTGRSFNLFLPVPGAAQQKNTPSGGPNQLYKNTPSGGPNQLYKNTPSGGPNQLYQNTPSGGPNQLYKNTPSGGPNQLYQNTPSGGPNQLYKNTPSGGPNQLYQNTPSGGPNQLYQNTPSGGPNQLYKNTPSGGPNQLYQNTPSGGPNQLYQNTPSGGPNQLYRHKQQPRYRQDNRLTH, from the coding sequence ATGGGCGGAGTAGACGCTGCACATACCCCGCCTCCCAACCCTGGCCCCTCCCCCCTGCGCCCAGAGGCTCCTCCcaccctgttggagctagaagccCGTCTGGCGCAGTACGagcggagagtgagagaggaggaggaggatggagggagagatgaaaggAAGGTTCCGGACCTTCAGAAGGATGACATGATGGCCAGGAAGACAGGCGCGTTCCCCAGGATCCACAACACCACGACAACAACATTCAACCGCTTCCTACCACTGCCGGGTTCCAAACGCCCAGCACAGGAAGTAGTCACAGACAGGAAGCTACAGCAATCCAAGGTCTCCATGGACATGCCTCAACAGCACCCCAACGTGGCAATGGTCGTCAGGCCGCCCGTTCCCAGCCATTGTaactatgatgatgatgatgaggatgaggaagagtgCCCTGTACCAGACCTGGAGAAGGATGATATGTTGGCTCGTAGGACCGGGGCATACCAACACAGCGCGGGGAGAACCGGACGTTCCTTTAACCTGTTCCTGCCTGTCCCTGGAGCGGCCCAACAGAAGAACACCCCCTCTGGTGGACCCAACCAACTCTACAAGAACACCCCCTCTGGTGGACCCAACCAACTCTACAAGAACACCCCCTCTGGTGGACCCAACCAACTCTACCAGAACACCCCCTCTGGTGGACCCAACCAACTCTACAAGAACACACCCTCTGGTGGACCCAACCAACTCTACCAGAACACCCCCTCTGGTGGACCCAACCAACTCTACAAGAACACACCCTCTGGTGGACCCAACCAACTCTACCAGAACACCCCCTCTGGTGGACCCAACCAACTCTACCAGAACACCCCCTCTGGTGGACCCAACCAACTCTACAAGAACACACCCTCTGGTGGACCCAACCAACTCTACCAGAACACCCCCTCTGGTGGACCCAACCAACTCTACCAGAACACCCCCTCTGGTGGACCCAACCAACTCTACAGACACAAACAGCAACCCAGGTACAGACAGGACAACAGACTGACACACTGA